From the Candidatus Bathyarchaeota archaeon genome, one window contains:
- a CDS encoding tRNA (cytidine(56)-2'-O)-methyltransferase (catalyzes the S-adenosyl-methionine-dependent 2'-O-ribose methylation of C56 in tRNA transcripts) → MAAGRVVVLRWGHRPQRDVRLTTHVALTSRALGASGFILCDVADEKIKQTLDKVTQSWGGDFFFEMKTPWKKAVSNWKTSGGVVVHLTAYGENIQTSNVLQRIRDLGKDVLVLVGSQKVPGEFYYDEVSDFNVAVGNQPHSECAALAIFLDRFFEGAALGRTFEDAKLKIVPQQRGKKLL, encoded by the coding sequence GTGGCGGCGGGTCGTGTTGTTGTTTTGCGTTGGGGGCATCGTCCACAGCGTGATGTGCGCCTTACCACGCATGTCGCATTGACTTCGCGTGCGTTGGGTGCTTCAGGTTTCATTTTGTGTGATGTTGCTGACGAAAAAATCAAGCAGACCCTTGACAAAGTGACTCAGAGTTGGGGCGGCGACTTCTTTTTTGAAATGAAAACGCCATGGAAAAAAGCAGTCAGCAACTGGAAAACAAGCGGCGGCGTGGTTGTTCACTTAACCGCGTATGGCGAAAACATCCAAACCAGCAACGTTCTGCAGCGCATACGTGATTTGGGAAAAGACGTTTTGGTTTTAGTTGGCAGCCAGAAGGTTCCTGGCGAGTTTTACTATGATGAAGTTTCGGATTTTAACGTGGCGGTTGGGAATCAGCCTCATTCAGAATGTGCGGCTCTTGCCATTTTTTTGGACCGTTTCTTTGAGGGCGCGGCGTTGGGGCGGACTTTTGAGGACGCCAAGCTCAAGATTGTTCCTCAGCAAAGAGGCAAGAAGCTACTTTGA
- the hflX gene encoding GTPase HflX produces the protein MQRRLNRESSSLDELKGLAVSAGYTVTAQMEQLRRADPRYQIGKGKVEELAALVKEAKAEKVIFDNSLRPIQAYNLAKATKVEIIDRFQLILEIFNNRATTTEAKLQIQLATLKHELKHAKEKVNLFKAGEQPGFMGIGVYEADIYQEAIKRQIYTIRKKLRAVREKRVLHRERRTELGFYSISLAGYTNAGKSSLFNAIVQEDTKVDNALFTTLSTTTRLIEVSKRKILLTDTVGFIDRLPLSLIEAFNSTLEETIYSDLILLVLDLNEPLEKIENKRRVCLQTIDRIGASQVPIITVFNKIDCLSPEEVTQKVTQLQGDTINHLLISAKNQTNLDLLRKVVLRKLEGYVAASFCVPVNSEVMSLVSRVHKQAEVKSINYSNDSVEVTFEAEPEFVEKIKSRIKDLNGKFQIHTTPNQKEQ, from the coding sequence GTGCAGCGCCGTTTAAACCGCGAAAGCTCAAGCCTTGACGAGTTAAAAGGCTTAGCCGTATCCGCAGGCTACACCGTAACCGCCCAAATGGAGCAGCTACGCCGCGCCGACCCACGCTACCAAATCGGCAAAGGCAAAGTCGAAGAACTCGCCGCCTTAGTTAAAGAAGCCAAAGCCGAAAAAGTAATCTTTGACAACTCCCTGCGTCCCATCCAAGCCTACAACCTAGCAAAAGCAACCAAAGTCGAAATCATCGACCGCTTCCAACTCATCCTCGAAATCTTCAACAACCGCGCAACCACCACCGAAGCCAAACTCCAAATACAGCTTGCCACCCTCAAACACGAACTCAAACACGCCAAAGAAAAAGTCAACCTCTTCAAAGCAGGCGAACAACCAGGCTTCATGGGCATAGGCGTCTACGAAGCCGACATCTACCAAGAAGCCATCAAACGCCAAATCTACACCATACGAAAAAAACTGCGCGCGGTGCGGGAAAAACGCGTGTTGCATCGTGAACGGCGAACAGAACTGGGTTTTTACAGCATCTCCCTAGCAGGCTATACTAACGCGGGCAAAAGCAGCCTGTTTAACGCCATTGTGCAAGAGGACACGAAAGTAGACAACGCACTCTTCACCACGCTCTCCACCACTACCCGCCTTATCGAAGTTTCCAAACGCAAAATCCTGCTAACCGACACTGTCGGCTTCATCGACCGCCTCCCACTCTCGCTCATCGAAGCGTTCAACTCCACCTTGGAAGAAACCATATACTCCGACCTTATCCTGCTCGTTTTGGACTTAAACGAGCCCTTAGAGAAGATTGAAAACAAACGCCGCGTCTGCCTGCAAACCATTGACCGCATCGGCGCCTCCCAAGTCCCCATAATAACTGTCTTCAACAAAATCGACTGCCTTAGCCCCGAAGAAGTCACCCAAAAAGTTACGCAACTCCAAGGGGACACTATAAACCATCTTTTGATTTCCGCAAAAAACCAGACCAACTTGGATTTGCTGCGAAAAGTGGTTTTGCGCAAGCTGGAAGGTTACGTCGCCGCATCGTTTTGTGTGCCTGTAAATAGTGAAGTTATGTCTTTGGTTTCGCGTGTGCACAAACAAGCAGAAGTTAAAAGCATCAACTACAGCAACGACTCTGTGGAAGTAACTTTTGAAGCTGAACCTGAATTTGTGGAAAAAATCAAAAGCCGCATCAAAGACCTAAATGGCAAATTCCAAATCCACACCACCCCAAACCAAAAGGAGCAATAA
- a CDS encoding multiprotein bridging factor aMBF1 yields MRCEVCGRKIRESPMRVVIEGAKLTVCGSCAKHGQATWEPAAPKPAPVPQMQPSLGSPFKGPIPIKKRVVKAKVDTTKEVISDYAEVIKHAREKAGLSVEDLGMRISEKASVLRKIELGKIAPTNQLIARLEHELKVSLLVSVAEEKDVAQSVSKASNRELTLGDLIEFKKKDKGE; encoded by the coding sequence TTGCGTTGCGAAGTTTGTGGTCGCAAAATTCGCGAGAGTCCGATGCGCGTTGTTATTGAGGGCGCGAAGTTAACTGTTTGTGGTAGCTGTGCAAAGCATGGGCAGGCAACTTGGGAGCCTGCTGCGCCAAAACCTGCTCCTGTTCCCCAAATGCAGCCTTCTTTGGGTTCGCCGTTTAAGGGACCTATCCCAATTAAGAAGCGGGTGGTTAAAGCAAAGGTGGACACTACCAAGGAGGTTATTTCGGATTACGCTGAGGTTATCAAGCATGCACGCGAGAAAGCGGGGTTAAGTGTGGAGGATTTAGGCATGAGAATTAGTGAGAAAGCTTCGGTTTTGCGTAAAATCGAGCTTGGAAAAATTGCGCCAACCAACCAGTTAATCGCACGCCTTGAGCATGAGTTGAAGGTTTCGTTGTTGGTTTCTGTGGCGGAGGAGAAGGATGTTGCTCAGAGTGTTTCTAAAGCTTCAAACCGCGAATTGACGCTTGGCGACCTTATCGAGTTCAAAAAGAAAGACAAGGGAGAGTAA
- a CDS encoding pseudouridine synthase, giving the protein MENPLTKLRSIADYQFGAGTGKTLFPDDIDVEYSKATGKIRYINHQGTRIATLRPTDGMLSLSIQAAKTLTQNKTPPPCLITVQQDVAPFIAKGGDTFAAHVTQADPDIHAKDEVIVQDEQGQVLAVGRAMLSSSEMKAFKTGVAVKVRHGTQ; this is encoded by the coding sequence TTGGAAAACCCCCTCACAAAACTTCGCAGTATTGCGGATTACCAGTTTGGAGCAGGCACAGGCAAAACGTTGTTCCCAGACGACATAGACGTGGAGTACTCCAAAGCCACAGGCAAAATCCGCTACATCAACCACCAAGGAACCCGCATAGCCACCCTACGCCCCACAGACGGCATGCTCTCGCTAAGCATACAAGCCGCAAAAACCCTAACCCAAAACAAAACACCACCCCCGTGCCTCATCACGGTGCAGCAAGACGTAGCGCCATTCATAGCCAAAGGAGGAGACACCTTCGCAGCCCACGTCACCCAAGCCGACCCCGACATACACGCCAAAGACGAAGTCATCGTCCAAGATGAACAAGGACAAGTGCTAGCCGTTGGACGCGCCATGCTTTCTAGCTCTGAAATGAAAGCGTTCAAAACAGGAGTAGCCGTCAAGGTCAGACACGGCACCCAATAA
- a CDS encoding nascent polypeptide-associated complex protein, producing the protein MPRHMNPRDTKRMMQRMGMNLEGVDDVKEVIIRTPSKEIVVEAPEVAIVNMQGQKIFQVAGGKISERAPTQSGEAAAPKVSEEDVQLVAGQTGKTVEQARNALLECEGDLAKAILLLSS; encoded by the coding sequence ATGCCACGACATATGAACCCCCGAGATACCAAGCGCATGATGCAACGTATGGGTATGAATCTAGAAGGCGTAGACGATGTTAAAGAGGTCATAATCCGAACCCCCAGCAAAGAAATCGTTGTTGAGGCGCCTGAGGTGGCGATTGTGAATATGCAGGGGCAAAAGATTTTCCAGGTTGCAGGCGGCAAAATCTCTGAGCGTGCGCCTACTCAAAGTGGTGAAGCGGCGGCGCCGAAGGTTTCTGAGGAGGATGTGCAGTTGGTGGCGGGGCAAACAGGCAAGACTGTGGAGCAAGCCAGAAATGCGCTGCTTGAGTGTGAAGGCGACCTTGCAAAAGCTATCCTGCTGCTTTCTTCTTAA
- a CDS encoding PfkB family carbohydrate kinase: MAPSSDIVVVGHFSVDTIVLPSLAEVFVGLGGSVAYSSFAARLLGSKVGAVSKVGSDFLQEYENRLKLSGIDLCAVTRAPESKTTQFELVYSKDLSQRSLTLKSQAPPLTIEDLPADLKAEIIHVAPIAREVTPEVVEQLRGCCKVLCVDPQGMLRHFDADGKVSNNQPVSRELLGLMDIYKSSLNEILATTGKSDLKQAIKAVHDFGVETVIVTFGAKGAILSTNQGAAYNLPTFPCRGYVDPTGAGDVFMGAFLSEHLRKKELLWCGCVGSAAASLVVESVGATGFGSKAEVYRRAGVLYEKEIKQ; the protein is encoded by the coding sequence ATGGCGCCTTCATCAGATATTGTGGTAGTTGGACATTTTTCAGTAGATACCATCGTGTTGCCTAGTTTAGCGGAGGTGTTTGTGGGTTTGGGGGGTTCGGTGGCGTATTCTTCGTTTGCAGCTAGGCTTTTAGGCAGCAAGGTTGGGGCGGTTTCCAAGGTCGGCAGCGACTTTCTCCAAGAATACGAAAACAGGCTCAAACTATCAGGCATTGACCTTTGCGCCGTAACTCGCGCGCCAGAGTCTAAGACCACGCAATTTGAGTTGGTGTACTCAAAGGATTTATCGCAGCGCAGTTTGACACTTAAAAGCCAAGCTCCCCCACTCACCATCGAAGACTTGCCAGCAGACCTGAAAGCAGAAATCATTCATGTTGCGCCCATTGCCCGCGAAGTAACGCCAGAGGTTGTGGAGCAGTTGCGGGGTTGCTGCAAGGTTTTGTGTGTTGACCCCCAAGGAATGCTGCGGCACTTTGACGCAGACGGCAAAGTAAGTAACAACCAACCCGTAAGCAGGGAACTGTTGGGGTTGATGGATATTTACAAGTCCTCACTCAACGAGATTCTTGCCACCACAGGCAAATCTGACCTAAAACAGGCAATAAAAGCGGTTCATGATTTTGGCGTAGAAACTGTCATTGTCACGTTTGGGGCAAAAGGCGCAATCTTATCCACCAATCAGGGTGCAGCGTACAATCTGCCAACGTTTCCGTGCAGGGGGTATGTTGATCCGACGGGCGCGGGGGACGTTTTCATGGGCGCTTTTCTAAGTGAGCATTTGCGCAAGAAAGAGTTGTTGTGGTGTGGTTGTGTGGGGAGTGCGGCGGCATCGTTGGTTGTTGAGTCGGTTGGTGCTACAGGGTTTGGGTCAAAAGCGGAAGTTTATCGTCGCGCTGGGGTTTTGTATGAAAAAGAAATAAAGCAATGA
- a CDS encoding threonine--tRNA ligase, whose product MRILQLHSNYIEYTPVEKEIAQAEEASKEQCHIKEVVVLFTAVEEGDTEALAQKAIDETRAFLAKLKVNRILIYPFAHLSSDLSSPLDALKVIQAMEQHAKDKSIETYRAPFGWNKQFTISIKGHPLAEQARTYTTSDAAQKDAEKEEQGVSAALKAEDKLESFWHVLTPEGELIPVADFKFKGHQNLQKFTQYEIKKVRASQQMPPHVQLMKRLEIADYEMGSDPGNIRWYPKGRMVKSLIEQYVTARMAEYGAMEVETPIMYDFNHPTLSSYLNRFPARQYVLKSEDKELFLRFAACFGQFLMAHDAQFSYKQMPVKLYELTRYSFRREKSGEVSGLRRLRAFTMPDCHAFCTDLDQAKAEFIKRFNMSIDVLSNIGFTKDDYEIAMRFTKDFYEENKDFLATLAKTFGKPMLAEVWAERFFYFRLKWDLNFVDNQDKAAALSTDQIDVENSKRYEITYVDEKGEKQHPLILHCSPCGAIERNIYGLLEKAYRKQMSGKAPMLPLWLSPTQVRLIPVSDKYLEKVEEIADKIQADCIRVDVDDRAMTLQKKIRDAEKEWIPYTVVIGEKELESGTLSVRDREVKGQSQMLAAQELAEKIRGKVGCMPFKPLPLPRSLSKRPQFHG is encoded by the coding sequence ATGCGGATATTGCAACTACATTCTAACTACATCGAATACACTCCTGTGGAGAAGGAAATTGCCCAAGCTGAAGAAGCCAGCAAAGAGCAGTGCCACATAAAAGAAGTCGTCGTTTTGTTCACGGCAGTTGAAGAAGGCGATACTGAGGCGTTGGCGCAAAAAGCCATTGACGAGACCCGTGCGTTTCTTGCCAAACTCAAAGTCAACCGCATCCTGATTTACCCGTTTGCGCACCTAAGCAGCGACTTATCCAGCCCGCTTGACGCACTCAAAGTTATCCAAGCCATGGAACAGCACGCCAAAGACAAGAGCATAGAAACCTACCGCGCCCCCTTTGGCTGGAACAAACAATTCACCATATCCATCAAAGGCCACCCCCTCGCCGAGCAAGCCCGCACCTACACCACATCAGACGCCGCCCAAAAAGACGCGGAGAAGGAGGAGCAGGGTGTTTCTGCTGCTTTGAAGGCAGAGGATAAGCTGGAGTCGTTTTGGCATGTCCTAACTCCTGAGGGCGAGCTAATTCCCGTGGCGGATTTCAAATTCAAGGGTCACCAGAACCTGCAAAAATTCACGCAGTACGAAATCAAAAAGGTGCGCGCTAGCCAGCAAATGCCCCCGCACGTACAACTAATGAAGCGCTTGGAAATTGCAGATTACGAGATGGGCAGCGACCCGGGCAACATTCGCTGGTACCCTAAGGGGCGTATGGTGAAGTCGCTTATTGAGCAGTATGTTACGGCGCGTATGGCAGAGTACGGAGCAATGGAAGTTGAAACTCCGATTATGTACGATTTTAATCATCCGACGTTGTCGAGTTATTTGAATCGTTTTCCTGCGCGCCAGTACGTCTTGAAGTCTGAGGATAAAGAGTTGTTTTTGCGTTTCGCGGCGTGTTTTGGGCAGTTTCTTATGGCGCATGATGCCCAGTTTAGCTACAAGCAAATGCCCGTGAAACTTTACGAGTTGACGCGTTACAGTTTTAGACGCGAGAAAAGCGGCGAAGTCTCAGGGCTACGCAGGCTCAGAGCCTTTACCATGCCTGACTGCCACGCGTTCTGCACCGATTTAGACCAGGCGAAAGCGGAATTCATCAAACGCTTCAACATGTCAATAGATGTTTTAAGCAACATCGGCTTTACCAAGGACGACTACGAAATAGCCATGCGCTTCACCAAGGACTTTTACGAAGAAAACAAAGACTTCCTCGCAACTCTTGCAAAGACCTTTGGCAAACCCATGCTCGCCGAAGTCTGGGCGGAACGCTTCTTCTACTTTAGGCTAAAATGGGACCTAAACTTTGTCGACAACCAAGACAAAGCCGCTGCCCTATCCACCGACCAAATTGACGTAGAGAACTCGAAACGCTACGAGATAACGTATGTGGACGAGAAAGGCGAAAAACAGCACCCGCTTATTTTGCACTGCTCGCCCTGTGGAGCTATCGAACGCAACATCTACGGGCTCTTAGAAAAAGCCTACCGCAAGCAAATGAGCGGCAAAGCGCCCATGCTTCCCTTATGGCTCTCACCCACGCAAGTACGCCTAATTCCTGTGTCAGACAAGTACCTTGAGAAAGTCGAGGAAATCGCAGACAAAATCCAAGCAGACTGCATCCGCGTGGATGTTGATGACCGCGCCATGACGCTGCAAAAGAAAATCCGCGACGCCGAAAAAGAATGGATACCCTACACGGTAGTTATCGGCGAAAAAGAGTTAGAGTCAGGCACGCTGTCGGTTAGAGACCGCGAAGTTAAGGGGCAATCCCAAATGCTAGCCGCGCAGGAATTAGCCGAGAAGATTCGGGGCAAAGTTGGGTGCATGCCGTTTAAGCCGTTGCCATTACCGCGTAGCCTTAGCAAACGTCCCCAATTCCATGGATGA
- the ilvE gene encoding branched-chain-amino-acid transaminase: MEQELLIYIDGKYVPKSQAKVSVYDHGFLYGDGVFEGIRAYNGVVFKLKEHIQRLYDSARAMMLNIPISQEEMIKAVVESCRKNQLKDAYIRLVVSRGVGDLGLDPRKCPKPIVIIIADHIVLHDGKAKTEGITAMITWVRRDPIDATAHEIKSLNYLNSVLAKIEANRSGVDEAIYLDKNGCVAEGVGENIFIVKGGKITTPPSSTGALSGITAKAARELAAKLGYTVSEANVTPFQLLNADEAFFTGTAAEIVPIREVNWRQIGDGKPGPVTKALMAEYKKRVQDPKQGVPI, translated from the coding sequence ATGGAGCAAGAACTCCTTATCTACATAGACGGCAAGTACGTCCCCAAGTCACAGGCGAAAGTTAGCGTTTATGACCACGGTTTCTTGTATGGCGATGGCGTGTTTGAGGGCATACGCGCGTATAACGGCGTAGTTTTCAAACTAAAAGAGCACATCCAAAGACTCTACGATTCCGCGCGTGCCATGATGCTAAACATACCGATTAGTCAAGAAGAAATGATTAAAGCAGTTGTGGAGTCCTGCAGAAAAAACCAGTTAAAAGACGCGTACATTCGTTTGGTGGTTAGCCGCGGCGTTGGAGATTTAGGGCTTGACCCGCGTAAATGCCCAAAACCTATAGTTATCATCATAGCTGACCACATCGTACTGCACGATGGTAAAGCTAAAACCGAGGGCATCACCGCCATGATTACTTGGGTACGCCGAGACCCCATCGACGCCACCGCCCACGAGATAAAGTCGCTTAACTACCTAAACAGTGTCTTGGCAAAAATTGAAGCCAACAGGAGCGGCGTTGACGAAGCCATCTACTTAGATAAGAACGGTTGCGTCGCGGAAGGTGTAGGAGAAAACATCTTTATAGTCAAAGGCGGCAAAATCACCACGCCCCCAAGCTCCACAGGCGCACTTTCAGGAATAACAGCCAAAGCAGCCAGAGAACTCGCCGCAAAACTGGGCTACACCGTATCCGAAGCCAACGTAACACCCTTCCAGCTACTCAACGCAGACGAAGCCTTCTTCACGGGAACCGCAGCAGAAATCGTGCCCATACGCGAAGTGAACTGGAGACAAATTGGCGATGGCAAACCAGGACCTGTCACCAAAGCTCTGATGGCGGAGTACAAAAAGCGGGTGCAAGACCCCAAGCAAGGCGTACCCATCTAA
- a CDS encoding aminotransferase class I/II-fold pyridoxal phosphate-dependent enzyme, with protein MPSVKVTRRVQSIEYAIRDVIPYADELVAQGKDIYYLNVGDPPAFDLDTPQHIKDALRNALEKGNNSYSPSEGLPELREAIARKEKRVNQISLNAQDILVTEGVSEGIQMLLAALIEKGDEILFPAPTYPPYVSYTRFFDGTPVPYKTVEENGWQPDLDDLRNKITSKTRALVITNPNNPTGALYSRKLVKEMVDIAAEHDLLIISDEIYDQITFSDDFASAAHLAKDLPVVGLNGFSKTYQMTGWRLGYMYFKAPNGELDELKDAVEKECRIRLSANTPVQKAGVAALDGSQDHIKQVVQTLRERRDYAWKRLNEIDGVSCAKPEGAFYIFPKIHGVGSTWKTDLDFVVDLLKQTGVLIVNGSGFDPVYGAGHARAVFLPPIETLEQALNAMEDFIKSKQ; from the coding sequence GTGCCAAGCGTTAAAGTCACACGACGAGTGCAGTCTATAGAGTATGCTATTCGAGATGTTATCCCCTACGCTGACGAGTTGGTGGCGCAGGGCAAAGACATCTACTACCTTAACGTCGGTGATCCTCCAGCTTTTGATTTAGACACGCCCCAGCATATCAAAGACGCCCTTCGCAACGCATTAGAGAAAGGCAACAACAGCTACTCCCCCTCCGAAGGCTTGCCTGAACTGCGCGAAGCCATCGCCCGCAAAGAAAAACGAGTAAACCAAATCAGCCTAAACGCGCAAGACATACTCGTAACCGAAGGCGTCTCAGAAGGCATACAAATGCTCCTAGCCGCCCTCATCGAAAAAGGCGACGAAATCCTCTTCCCCGCACCTACTTACCCCCCCTACGTATCCTACACCCGATTCTTCGACGGCACCCCCGTACCCTACAAAACCGTAGAGGAAAACGGCTGGCAACCCGACCTAGACGATCTGCGAAACAAAATCACCTCCAAAACCCGCGCGCTCGTAATAACCAACCCCAACAACCCCACGGGCGCTTTGTACAGCAGAAAACTTGTCAAAGAAATGGTAGACATAGCCGCTGAGCATGACCTGCTAATAATATCAGATGAAATCTACGACCAAATCACTTTCTCCGACGATTTTGCAAGCGCCGCCCACTTAGCCAAGGATTTGCCCGTGGTGGGGTTAAACGGTTTCTCCAAAACCTACCAGATGACAGGTTGGCGTTTGGGTTACATGTACTTCAAAGCCCCCAACGGCGAACTGGACGAGTTAAAAGACGCCGTGGAAAAAGAATGCCGCATCCGCTTATCTGCTAACACTCCCGTGCAAAAAGCTGGCGTGGCTGCCTTAGATGGTTCGCAAGACCACATAAAACAGGTAGTGCAAACCCTGCGCGAACGGCGCGACTACGCTTGGAAGCGCCTAAACGAAATCGACGGCGTAAGCTGCGCAAAACCCGAAGGAGCATTCTACATTTTCCCCAAAATCCACGGCGTAGGCTCAACTTGGAAAACTGACTTGGATTTTGTAGTGGATTTGCTAAAGCAAACTGGCGTGTTAATCGTTAACGGTTCAGGCTTTGACCCCGTCTACGGGGCAGGACACGCCCGAGCAGTATTTCTTCCACCTATAGAAACCCTAGAGCAAGCCCTCAACGCCATGGAAGACTTCATCAAAAGCAAACAATAA
- a CDS encoding aldehyde ferredoxin oxidoreductase family protein encodes MIGWNGYALQVDLTKKSWTKKAYSTKVAEEFIGGRGFAIKHLWDTLPAGTEPLSPQNKLIFAAGPLTGFALPNSGKLVVASKSPLTGGYGDGNIGTYAAVYMRKAGYDALIVEGESTEPVVLHVKDDLVEFVDAADYWGLSSFEAEAKLKKRYGRFAGVVSIGQGGENKVKFACVMSQEGRAGGRPGMGAVMGSKKLKAVVFEGTQELQAAHPQELKADATAGFKDILTKPKYEFWKRQGTLGNVDWSNQTSVLPTRNYSEGVFAQAETVNGFAAEAIKTANRGCPNCNMTCGNVVTDGEGCESELDYENVAMLSSNIGLDDMAQVAVLNRLADEVGLDSISLGNVMGFAIEASQKGLIPERLEWGDFEQAKQLIQDIAYRRGLGNLLAEGVRNVASRIGGDSAGWAIHVKGLEVSAYDCHATPAMALAYGTSPIGAHHKDAWVAGWEIANDREGYSQEKVAKVIEFQDGRGIYECLGVCRFPVINMGLDRDYYLRYLNAATGKQFDWDVLLRVSQRVFNLMRAFWVREHQGKWSSQMDMPPARWFDEPLTDGELKGARLDRAKYEQMLQAYYELRGWDKNGVPTPQTLKSLGLTPL; translated from the coding sequence ATGATTGGCTGGAACGGTTACGCATTACAAGTTGACCTCACCAAAAAAAGCTGGACCAAAAAAGCCTACAGCACAAAAGTCGCAGAGGAGTTCATAGGCGGCAGAGGCTTTGCCATCAAACACCTGTGGGACACACTACCAGCAGGAACAGAGCCCCTCTCACCCCAAAACAAACTCATCTTCGCCGCAGGACCCCTAACAGGATTTGCCCTGCCTAACAGTGGCAAACTAGTGGTCGCATCCAAAAGCCCCCTCACAGGCGGATACGGCGACGGAAACATCGGCACCTACGCGGCAGTGTACATGCGCAAAGCAGGCTACGACGCCCTAATTGTGGAGGGGGAATCCACAGAGCCTGTGGTTTTGCATGTTAAGGATGATTTGGTGGAGTTTGTGGATGCTGCGGATTATTGGGGTTTGAGTTCGTTTGAAGCTGAAGCCAAACTAAAGAAGCGGTATGGGCGTTTTGCGGGTGTTGTTTCGATTGGGCAGGGCGGCGAGAACAAGGTCAAGTTCGCGTGTGTTATGTCTCAGGAGGGACGTGCAGGAGGCAGACCGGGCATGGGCGCAGTTATGGGCTCCAAGAAACTCAAAGCCGTCGTGTTCGAAGGCACCCAAGAGTTGCAGGCAGCGCATCCACAGGAGCTAAAAGCGGATGCCACCGCAGGATTCAAAGACATCCTAACCAAACCCAAATACGAGTTCTGGAAACGCCAAGGAACCCTAGGCAACGTAGACTGGAGCAACCAAACCAGCGTCCTCCCAACCCGAAACTACAGCGAAGGCGTCTTTGCCCAAGCCGAAACGGTTAACGGATTTGCCGCAGAAGCCATTAAAACTGCGAATCGGGGCTGCCCAAACTGTAACATGACCTGCGGAAACGTGGTCACAGACGGCGAGGGATGTGAATCGGAGCTGGATTATGAGAACGTGGCGATGCTTAGCAGCAACATCGGGTTAGACGACATGGCGCAAGTTGCGGTTTTAAATCGCCTTGCCGACGAGGTGGGGTTGGATTCGATTTCTTTGGGGAACGTTATGGGTTTTGCTATTGAAGCGTCTCAGAAAGGCTTGATTCCTGAAAGACTTGAGTGGGGTGATTTTGAGCAGGCAAAACAGTTAATCCAAGACATCGCTTACAGGCGCGGCTTGGGCAATTTGCTCGCAGAAGGCGTACGCAATGTTGCGAGTAGAATTGGCGGTGACTCTGCAGGCTGGGCAATACATGTCAAAGGCTTAGAAGTGAGCGCGTACGACTGCCACGCAACCCCCGCCATGGCTTTAGCATATGGAACCAGCCCCATCGGCGCCCACCACAAAGACGCTTGGGTAGCAGGCTGGGAAATCGCCAACGACCGAGAAGGCTACAGCCAAGAAAAAGTCGCCAAAGTCATCGAATTCCAAGACGGTCGCGGAATCTATGAGTGCCTGGGCGTGTGTAGGTTTCCAGTCATAAACATGGGGTTAGACCGCGACTATTACCTGCGTTACTTGAACGCTGCAACGGGCAAACAGTTTGACTGGGATGTGCTGCTGAGGGTTTCGCAGCGTGTGTTCAATTTGATGCGTGCGTTTTGGGTACGTGAGCACCAAGGCAAATGGAGCAGCCAAATGGACATGCCCCCCGCCCGATGGTTTGACGAACCCTTAACAGATGGCGAGTTAAAAGGAGCCAGACTTGACCGCGCAAAATACGAGCAGATGCTACAGGCATACTATGAACTGCGGGGCTGGGACAAAAACGGCGTGCCAACACCTCAAACCCTAAAAAGCCTTGGGTTAACCCCACTTTAG